From Demequina capsici, one genomic window encodes:
- a CDS encoding UTP--glucose-1-phosphate uridylyltransferase: MSDAAGLTSAQEKMKAEGVSQAAIDVFTYYYGELEAGATGLILEDTIEPLLDPARLDDVQVSDEDARAALAKTAIIKLNGGLGTSMGMDRAKSLLPVRDGKSFLDLIVGQVQKAREATGADLPLVLMNSFRTSEDSLAELARHPGLEVDGLPLEFLQNKEPKLLVDGLTPAEWPQDPELEWCPPGHGDIYTAILASGTLDALLDAGFRYACVSNSDNLGAVPSARIAGWFAASGAPYAAELCPRTAMDRKGGHLAIRKADGQLILRDTAQTAEDEMHFFTDEFHHPFFHTNNLWWDLEKLKAALTERGAVLGLPLIRNKKNVDPTDKQSPEVFQIETAMGAAIEVFEGATAIVVGRDRFLPVKTTNELMLLRSDAYELATDGALRLAVKKAPTIDLDSDHYKTVQDFDRHFPYGVPSLKEASSLTIYGDWTFGKNVTVVGTVVLEDDNGEPNHVLDGTILEGGITEG, translated from the coding sequence ATGAGCGATGCAGCAGGCCTCACCTCGGCCCAGGAGAAGATGAAGGCGGAGGGCGTGAGCCAGGCCGCCATCGACGTGTTCACGTACTACTACGGGGAGCTGGAGGCAGGTGCGACCGGCCTGATCCTCGAGGACACCATCGAGCCGCTGCTCGACCCGGCCAGGCTCGACGACGTCCAGGTGTCCGATGAGGACGCCCGCGCGGCGCTGGCGAAGACCGCCATCATCAAGCTCAACGGGGGGCTCGGCACCTCCATGGGCATGGACCGTGCCAAGTCGCTGCTGCCCGTCCGCGACGGCAAGAGCTTCCTGGACCTCATCGTCGGCCAGGTGCAGAAGGCCCGCGAGGCGACCGGTGCCGACCTGCCGCTGGTGCTCATGAACAGCTTCCGCACCAGCGAGGACTCCCTTGCGGAGCTCGCCAGGCACCCCGGCCTCGAGGTCGACGGCCTGCCCCTCGAGTTCCTGCAGAACAAGGAGCCCAAGCTGCTGGTGGACGGCCTCACGCCCGCCGAGTGGCCGCAGGACCCCGAGCTCGAGTGGTGCCCCCCGGGCCACGGCGACATCTACACCGCGATCCTCGCGTCGGGGACGCTCGACGCGCTGCTCGATGCGGGCTTCCGCTACGCGTGCGTGTCCAACTCGGACAACCTGGGTGCGGTGCCGAGCGCACGGATCGCCGGCTGGTTCGCCGCGTCGGGCGCCCCGTACGCCGCGGAGCTGTGCCCCCGCACCGCCATGGACCGCAAGGGTGGACATCTGGCCATCCGCAAGGCCGACGGCCAGCTGATCCTGCGCGACACCGCGCAGACGGCCGAGGACGAGATGCACTTCTTCACCGACGAGTTCCACCACCCGTTCTTCCACACCAACAACCTGTGGTGGGACCTCGAGAAGCTCAAGGCCGCCCTGACCGAGCGCGGCGCCGTGCTGGGCCTGCCGCTGATCCGCAACAAGAAGAACGTGGATCCCACCGACAAGCAGTCGCCCGAGGTCTTCCAGATCGAGACCGCCATGGGCGCCGCGATCGAGGTCTTCGAGGGCGCGACGGCCATCGTCGTGGGCCGCGACCGCTTCCTGCCGGTGAAGACCACGAACGAGCTGATGCTGCTGCGCTCGGACGCCTACGAGCTCGCCACCGACGGCGCCCTGCGCCTCGCCGTCAAGAAGGCGCCGACGATCGACCTGGACAGCGACCACTACAAGACGGTCCAGGACTTCGACCGTCACTTCCCGTACGGAGTGCCGTCGCTCAAGGAGGCGTCGTCGCTCACCATCTACGGCGACTGGACGTTCGGCAAGAACGTCACAGTGGTGGGCACCGTCGTGCTCGAGGACGACAACGGCGAGCCGAACCACGTGCTCGACGGGACCATCCTCGAGGGCGGCATCACCGAGGGCTGA
- the cysN gene encoding sulfate adenylyltransferase subunit CysN has translation MDMLRFATAGSVDDGKSTLIGRLLFDSKSIFEDQLDAVESASKARGNEYTDLALLTDGLRAEREQGITIDVAYRYFATPKRKFIIADTPGHAQYTRNMVTGASTADLAIILVDARKGLTEQSRRHATIATLLRVPHLVLAVNKMDLVDYSEGVFEAIYKEFSDFAAKLDVNDLTAIPISALEGDNVVERSARMPWYQGTSLLHHLEHVHIASDRNLQDVRFPVQYVIRPQHSAARDYRGFAGTVASGVMKVGDEVLALPSGLTSRIKAIDGPEGSLTEAYPPMAVTIRLEDELDISRGDVLCRPANHPQPTQDLDLTVCWMDDRPLTIGQKIGVLHTTRSARAIVKDIAYELDVNTLHREQGIRQLGLNSIGRVKLRVTTPLMVDDYDDNRTTGAMILIDEATNGTVGAGVVRAI, from the coding sequence ATGGACATGCTCCGCTTCGCCACCGCCGGCTCCGTCGACGACGGCAAGTCCACCCTGATCGGCCGCCTCCTGTTCGACTCGAAGTCGATCTTCGAGGACCAGCTCGACGCCGTCGAGTCCGCGTCCAAGGCCCGCGGCAACGAGTACACCGACCTGGCGCTCCTGACGGACGGACTGCGCGCCGAGCGCGAGCAGGGCATCACGATCGACGTCGCGTACCGCTACTTCGCGACGCCCAAGCGCAAGTTCATCATCGCGGACACCCCTGGCCACGCCCAGTACACCCGCAACATGGTCACCGGTGCGTCCACCGCGGACCTGGCGATCATCCTCGTCGATGCGCGCAAGGGCCTCACCGAGCAGTCGCGCCGTCACGCCACGATCGCCACGCTGCTGCGCGTGCCGCACCTGGTGCTCGCCGTGAACAAGATGGACCTCGTGGACTACTCGGAGGGCGTCTTCGAGGCGATCTACAAGGAGTTCTCCGACTTCGCGGCCAAGCTCGACGTGAACGACCTCACCGCGATCCCCATCTCCGCCCTCGAGGGTGACAACGTCGTGGAGCGCTCCGCGCGCATGCCCTGGTACCAGGGCACGTCGCTGCTGCACCACCTGGAGCACGTGCACATCGCGTCGGACCGCAACCTGCAGGATGTGCGCTTCCCCGTCCAGTACGTGATCCGCCCGCAGCACTCCGCTGCCCGCGACTACCGCGGCTTCGCGGGCACCGTCGCCTCCGGCGTGATGAAGGTGGGCGACGAGGTGCTCGCGCTCCCGTCCGGCCTCACCTCCCGCATCAAGGCGATCGACGGGCCCGAGGGCTCCCTCACCGAGGCGTACCCCCCGATGGCGGTCACGATCCGACTCGAGGACGAGCTCGACATCTCGCGCGGAGACGTGCTGTGCCGGCCCGCGAACCACCCGCAGCCCACCCAGGACCTGGACCTCACCGTCTGCTGGATGGACGACCGCCCGCTGACGATCGGCCAGAAGATCGGCGTGCTGCACACCACGCGCTCGGCCCGCGCCATCGTCAAGGACATCGCCTACGAGCTCGACGTCAACACGCTGCACCGTGAGCAGGGCATCCGCCAGCTCGGCCTCAACAGCATCGGCCGAGTCAAGCTCCGCGTGACCACGCCGCTCATGGTCGACGACTACGACGACAACCGCACCACCGGCGCCATGATCCTCATCGACGAGGCCACCAACGGCACCGTCGGCGCTGGCGTCGTGCGGGCGATCTGA
- a CDS encoding DUF2332 domain-containing protein, translated as MRHRPWTAEQRDDPEAFAAALHRWADSAVDSPLYEHLARRIAEDPRMRAVVAQIDRVPPLNLLFGGVRMALTPEHPLAAWYPVLVGDAAREPDDELWDVFRAYVLEHEQELVEIGCTRRTQTNEAGRSAAVLPWIVEAGRRWQEPLHLVDLGTSAGLNLCMDRYDHDYGDGYVPAGNPASTRLTLRCENRGGFTTPAGTPRIATRTGLDLDPVDATDADQAAWLEALVWPEHVDRLHRLRQALAIRAETAVNLVKGDAVALVPQLDRLLPPGPIVLMHTVMAYQLAPEQQVALDAACLALSRTRQVARVSMEPAHAPTHTAIRTGLTRTTATNRATAHSHGRWIDR; from the coding sequence ATGCGTCACAGACCCTGGACCGCGGAGCAGCGCGACGATCCCGAGGCGTTCGCCGCCGCCCTCCACCGATGGGCGGACTCCGCGGTCGACTCGCCGCTGTACGAGCACCTGGCACGGAGGATCGCCGAGGATCCGCGCATGCGGGCGGTGGTGGCGCAGATCGACCGCGTCCCGCCTCTCAACCTGCTCTTCGGCGGCGTCCGCATGGCGCTCACCCCGGAGCACCCGCTCGCCGCCTGGTACCCCGTGCTGGTCGGCGACGCCGCCCGCGAGCCCGACGACGAGCTGTGGGACGTGTTCCGCGCCTACGTGCTGGAGCACGAGCAGGAGCTCGTGGAGATCGGCTGCACGCGTCGTACCCAGACCAACGAGGCGGGCCGCAGCGCCGCCGTGCTGCCGTGGATCGTGGAGGCGGGACGACGCTGGCAGGAGCCGCTGCATCTGGTGGACCTGGGAACCTCCGCCGGGCTGAACCTGTGCATGGACCGCTACGACCACGACTACGGCGACGGCTACGTGCCCGCCGGCAACCCCGCGTCGACCAGGCTGACGCTCCGCTGCGAGAACCGCGGCGGCTTCACGACCCCGGCCGGCACGCCCCGGATCGCCACCCGCACCGGACTCGACCTCGACCCCGTCGACGCGACGGACGCCGACCAGGCGGCCTGGCTCGAGGCGCTCGTCTGGCCCGAGCACGTGGACCGCCTGCACCGGTTGCGACAGGCGCTCGCGATCCGTGCCGAGACCGCGGTCAACCTGGTCAAGGGGGACGCCGTCGCGCTCGTCCCCCAGCTGGACCGGTTGCTGCCGCCGGGGCCGATCGTCCTCATGCACACCGTGATGGCCTACCAGCTGGCACCAGAGCAGCAGGTGGCTCTCGACGCCGCGTGCCTGGCACTGTCGCGCACGCGGCAGGTGGCCAGGGTCTCCATGGAGCCCGCGCATGCGCCCACGCACACCGCGATCCGCACCGGCCTGACCCGCACCACCGCGACCAACCGCGCGACCGCGCATTCGCACGGCAGGTGGATCGACCGCTAG
- the cysC gene encoding adenylyl-sulfate kinase, giving the protein MTDHRLTALQLHDLELMVAGSLEPVATLPSEPGGMALQVPSADGPVMLLDRESTPVARVDVVATQADDDAWWVAGPVTLLRPLAAFDFARLRPGASQPLSEPATMLIGDTAPLPRGDAPLIVVDTGDARALARAVTRAERAGHPVRVMPEPSAAARAGDERADVLARLASLAFGVSVELSVSDQSVGDGIVVLLTGLSGSGKSTIAKELAQRLRVESDQHVTLLDGDEVRAVLSTGLGFSHDDRMMNVRRIGWVAALVAEHGGIAISAPIAPYEAMRAEMRERVAKVGRFVLVHVSTPLEVCEARDRKGLYAKARAGLIKEFTGISDPYEQPTDADVVITEDLSPAQAADRIIRAMAPRHDLEYQI; this is encoded by the coding sequence GTGACCGACCACCGTCTGACGGCGCTGCAGCTTCATGACCTGGAGCTGATGGTCGCCGGGTCGCTGGAGCCCGTGGCGACGCTTCCGAGCGAGCCCGGAGGCATGGCCCTGCAGGTGCCTTCTGCGGACGGCCCCGTGATGCTGCTCGACCGTGAGTCGACCCCGGTCGCGCGGGTCGACGTGGTCGCGACGCAGGCCGACGACGACGCCTGGTGGGTCGCCGGCCCTGTGACGCTGCTGCGACCGCTGGCCGCGTTCGACTTCGCGCGGCTGCGTCCAGGCGCGTCGCAGCCCCTCAGCGAGCCGGCGACGATGCTGATCGGCGACACCGCACCCCTGCCGCGGGGGGATGCGCCGCTGATCGTCGTGGACACCGGGGATGCGCGCGCCCTCGCGCGCGCCGTGACCCGAGCCGAACGTGCGGGGCACCCGGTCAGGGTGATGCCGGAGCCGTCGGCCGCCGCCCGCGCCGGCGACGAGCGCGCCGACGTGCTCGCCCGCCTCGCCTCGCTCGCCTTCGGAGTGAGCGTCGAGCTGAGCGTGTCCGACCAGTCGGTCGGCGACGGGATCGTGGTGCTGCTCACCGGCCTGTCAGGCTCCGGCAAGTCCACGATCGCCAAGGAGCTCGCACAGCGTCTTCGCGTCGAGTCGGACCAGCACGTCACCCTGCTCGACGGTGACGAGGTGCGCGCGGTGCTGTCCACCGGGCTGGGGTTCTCCCACGACGATCGCATGATGAACGTGCGACGCATCGGCTGGGTCGCCGCGCTGGTGGCCGAGCATGGGGGCATCGCGATCTCCGCCCCGATCGCGCCCTATGAGGCGATGCGAGCCGAGATGCGGGAACGCGTCGCGAAGGTCGGGCGCTTCGTCCTGGTCCACGTCTCCACGCCCCTGGAGGTGTGCGAGGCGCGCGACCGCAAGGGGCTGTACGCCAAGGCGCGGGCCGGGCTCATCAAGGAGTTCACCGGCATCTCGGACCCCTACGAGCAGCCGACGGACGCCGACGTCGTCATCACCGAGGACCTCTCCCCGGCCCAGGCTGCGGACCGCATCATCCGCGCCATGGCGCCCCGCCACGACCTGGAGTACCAGATCTAG
- a CDS encoding dihydrolipoamide acetyltransferase family protein, with the protein MPTFESFRMPDAGEGLTEADVVTWHVKPGDTVEVNQPLLEVETAKSLVELPCPVDGVVTELRAEIGDTVEVGTVIAVFDVDPGGESAPAAPAPQAAASAPAHAGTASAADSANQSRADTPVDTPHGTGDAGVPQTGSVQTVGAASSGTATPAPAVHATPAPAVHAAPAPAVHAGDEPTTAPEDEPSGAVLVGYGVRAGSAQRRPRRADALEPIGGASDTEYPVLAKPPVRKLAKELGIDLTTVTPSGPGGLVTREDVESAAKSFSPQVLATYPGDDQPWLASGTMTKDGRATRVPVRSVRKRTAEAMVSSAFTAPHVTVFLTVDVTETMNLVARLKTDREFADVRVTPLLIVAKAFLLAVRRHPEINASWDADAQEIVYKHYVNLGIAASTPRGLLVPNIKDAHRLPLHALAQEIQELTGLARESRTPPSALRDGTITITNVGPLGIDTGTPILNPGEAAILAFGAIREQPWVHDGEIKIRWVTQLALSVDHRLVDGELGARVLADVGRVMNDPGQGLVWA; encoded by the coding sequence ATGCCTACCTTCGAGTCGTTCCGTATGCCCGACGCGGGCGAGGGCCTCACCGAGGCCGACGTCGTCACCTGGCACGTCAAGCCAGGCGACACCGTCGAGGTCAACCAGCCGCTGCTGGAGGTCGAGACCGCGAAGTCCCTGGTCGAGCTGCCGTGCCCGGTCGACGGCGTGGTCACCGAGCTGCGCGCCGAGATCGGCGACACCGTCGAGGTCGGCACCGTGATCGCCGTCTTCGACGTGGACCCCGGCGGTGAGTCCGCGCCCGCCGCTCCCGCGCCCCAGGCTGCGGCGTCGGCACCTGCCCATGCTGGCACCGCGTCGGCCGCCGACAGTGCGAACCAATCTCGGGCGGACACGCCGGTCGATACGCCGCATGGGACGGGAGACGCCGGCGTGCCGCAGACCGGATCGGTGCAGACCGTCGGCGCGGCATCCTCCGGGACCGCGACCCCCGCGCCTGCCGTCCACGCGACCCCCGCGCCTGCCGTCCACGCGGCCCCCGCGCCTGCCGTCCACGCTGGGGACGAGCCGACGACGGCGCCCGAGGACGAGCCGTCGGGAGCCGTGCTCGTGGGCTACGGCGTCCGTGCCGGTTCCGCTCAGCGTCGTCCCCGCCGCGCCGACGCACTCGAGCCGATCGGCGGTGCGAGCGACACGGAGTACCCGGTCCTCGCCAAGCCGCCCGTGCGCAAGCTCGCGAAGGAGCTCGGCATCGACCTCACGACCGTGACGCCGTCCGGTCCGGGTGGGCTCGTGACCCGTGAGGACGTGGAGTCCGCGGCGAAGTCGTTCAGCCCCCAGGTGCTCGCCACCTACCCGGGCGACGACCAGCCGTGGCTCGCGTCCGGCACCATGACGAAGGACGGCCGCGCCACCCGCGTGCCCGTCCGCTCGGTCCGCAAGCGCACCGCCGAGGCGATGGTGTCGTCCGCGTTCACCGCTCCGCATGTCACCGTGTTCCTCACCGTCGATGTCACGGAGACGATGAATCTGGTCGCGCGCCTCAAGACCGACCGAGAGTTCGCGGACGTGCGCGTCACGCCGCTGCTGATCGTCGCGAAGGCGTTCCTCCTGGCGGTACGCCGTCACCCCGAGATCAACGCCTCGTGGGACGCGGACGCCCAGGAGATCGTCTACAAGCACTACGTGAACCTCGGCATCGCCGCATCGACCCCGCGCGGCCTGCTCGTTCCGAACATCAAGGACGCGCACCGGCTGCCGCTCCACGCGCTCGCGCAGGAGATCCAGGAGCTCACCGGTCTGGCGCGCGAGTCCAGGACGCCGCCGAGCGCGCTCCGTGACGGCACCATCACCATCACCAACGTCGGCCCGCTGGGCATCGACACCGGCACACCGATCCTCAACCCCGGCGAGGCCGCGATCCTCGCTTTCGGCGCGATCCGCGAGCAGCCGTGGGTGCATGACGGCGAGATCAAGATCCGCTGGGTGACCCAGCTCGCGCTCAGCGTCGACCACCGCCTGGTGGACGGCGAGCTCGGCGCGCGCGTGCTCGCGGACGTGGGCCGCGTGATGAACGACCCGGGTCAGGGGCTCGTCTGGGCATAG
- a CDS encoding sulfite exporter TauE/SafE family protein yields the protein MTGLFVAALVVGVVVGLTGMGGGALMTPMLVLGFGVPPLTAVSSDIIASTFMKPVGSWVHIRRGTVNWKLVKLLVLGSVPSAFFGVLLVQLFGSDASIQAFVKKALGVALLLAAAGLGARAYMRLRERAQARDASADPLPTERPDPEPRVLPTILVGIVGGLMVGLTSVGSGSLIIIALMALYPTLRASQLVGTDLVQAVPLVLAAAAGHLLFGDVDWSVAIPVILGSVPGAFIGAQISSRVGGAPVRRALAFVLLFSGLAMLGVPALAAVCVVLTAAALTPVVWIVLRHQQGFTPFWWQERRAERERIVGMDAQAEPDRRDP from the coding sequence TTGACCGGCCTGTTCGTCGCGGCGCTCGTCGTGGGCGTCGTCGTGGGCCTCACGGGCATGGGCGGCGGGGCGCTGATGACGCCGATGCTCGTGCTGGGCTTCGGCGTCCCGCCGCTCACCGCCGTGAGCTCGGACATCATCGCCAGCACCTTCATGAAGCCGGTGGGCTCATGGGTCCACATCCGCCGCGGCACCGTGAACTGGAAGCTGGTCAAGCTGCTGGTGCTCGGTTCCGTGCCGTCGGCGTTCTTCGGCGTGCTCCTGGTCCAGCTCTTCGGCTCGGACGCCTCGATCCAGGCGTTCGTGAAGAAGGCGCTCGGCGTCGCCCTGCTGCTCGCGGCCGCAGGCCTGGGCGCTCGCGCGTACATGCGGCTCCGGGAGCGGGCCCAGGCCCGTGACGCCTCAGCCGATCCGCTGCCGACCGAACGTCCCGACCCCGAGCCCCGCGTGCTTCCCACGATCCTCGTCGGCATCGTCGGAGGCCTCATGGTCGGGCTGACGTCCGTCGGCTCCGGCTCGCTGATCATCATCGCTCTCATGGCGCTGTACCCGACCCTGCGCGCGTCCCAGCTGGTGGGCACCGACCTGGTCCAGGCGGTGCCGCTGGTGCTCGCGGCCGCAGCCGGACATCTCCTGTTCGGCGACGTCGACTGGTCCGTCGCGATCCCCGTGATCCTGGGATCGGTGCCGGGGGCGTTCATCGGCGCGCAGATCTCGTCCCGCGTCGGCGGAGCGCCCGTGCGCCGCGCCCTCGCCTTCGTCCTGCTGTTCTCCGGCTTGGCGATGCTCGGCGTGCCTGCGCTCGCCGCCGTGTGCGTGGTGCTGACGGCCGCAGCGCTGACCCCCGTCGTCTGGATCGTGCTGCGCCACCAGCAGGGCTTCACCCCGTTCTGGTGGCAGGAGCGGCGCGCCGAACGGGAGAGGATCGTGGGCATGGATGCGCAGGCAGAGCCTGATCGGAGGGACCCGTGA
- a CDS encoding 3'(2'),5'-bisphosphate nucleotidase CysQ — translation MTSSPTADSLAASAASIARRAGRVLLEVRAQAERDGVTGRELKDLGDARAQAAIAGWLAVEAPGDAVLSEEAKDSPERLAADRVWIIDPLDGTREYSEGRDDWAVHVAVWERGDLVAGAVAIPGEDLVLDSATVVGASGAIADPPRMAVSRSRPPALVEHLRATLGLEVAPMGSAGVKIAAVVRGQVDAYVHAGGQYEWDSAAPVAVARAAGLHTSRIDGTPLTYNRPDPYLPDLVVCRPELAAQILAAIAEAPSFGDNS, via the coding sequence ATGACGTCCTCACCCACGGCCGACAGCCTCGCGGCGAGCGCCGCGAGCATCGCCCGCCGTGCAGGCCGGGTGCTGCTCGAGGTGCGCGCGCAGGCTGAGCGCGACGGGGTGACGGGACGCGAGCTGAAGGACCTGGGAGATGCGCGTGCCCAGGCCGCCATCGCAGGATGGCTGGCCGTCGAGGCGCCGGGCGATGCGGTGCTCAGCGAGGAGGCGAAGGACTCACCCGAGCGCCTCGCCGCGGACCGGGTGTGGATCATCGACCCTCTCGACGGCACGCGCGAGTACTCCGAGGGCCGCGACGACTGGGCCGTGCACGTGGCGGTCTGGGAGCGAGGCGATCTCGTCGCGGGTGCGGTGGCGATCCCGGGCGAGGACCTGGTGCTCGACTCCGCGACCGTCGTCGGCGCGTCCGGCGCGATCGCCGATCCCCCGCGCATGGCCGTCAGCCGCTCGCGTCCGCCTGCGCTCGTGGAGCATCTGCGCGCGACGCTCGGGCTCGAGGTGGCCCCCATGGGGTCCGCAGGGGTGAAGATCGCCGCCGTGGTGCGCGGGCAGGTCGACGCCTATGTCCACGCAGGCGGCCAGTACGAGTGGGACTCGGCCGCCCCTGTCGCCGTCGCGCGCGCCGCCGGGCTGCACACCAGCCGCATCGACGGCACCCCGCTCACGTACAATCGTCCAGACCCGTACCTGCCCGACCTCGTGGTGTGCCGGCCGGAGCTGGCCGCGCAGATCCTCGCCGCGATCGCCGAGGCGCCGTCGTTCGGAGACAACTCTTGA
- a CDS encoding MFS transporter, giving the protein MTSPVTAPFRVDRRRVATLAGTQLVAGVGVSGGIGVGALLAEEISSERWSGLPQTMIVLGSAIAAVPLARFAGTHGRRASLTLGYGIAALGALVAFTGGALRSLPVLLAGAALTGGGMAAGLQARFAATDGVPDSRRGRVLSLVVWASAAGAVLGPNLIGPGTRLGAALGVTSLAGPWLFAVTTLTIGAASIALLLRDGRPASAPPRRHIRTTLTAMLHHADGRLGLIAMATGHAVMVGIMAMSSVHLHGHGSTLRFVGIVVSAHVAGMYALAPVFGWLADRLGARAVVGLGGALLLAGTACTWSSGRADTGSGSHAAAEAWATVGLVLIGLGWSAATIAAATLVAVLSHHGGATPTDVQGVADLTMGLAGATAGALSGVAMAAWGYQGLSIAGAVLLAPLLVALMGHIRTGALPRDGSATA; this is encoded by the coding sequence GTGACGTCCCCGGTCACCGCGCCCTTCCGCGTCGACAGGCGACGCGTCGCCACGCTCGCGGGTACCCAGCTGGTCGCCGGCGTCGGCGTCTCCGGTGGCATCGGCGTGGGCGCGCTGCTCGCGGAGGAGATCTCCAGCGAGCGCTGGAGCGGGTTGCCGCAGACCATGATCGTGCTCGGCTCAGCGATCGCCGCGGTGCCCCTGGCGCGCTTCGCCGGCACCCACGGCAGGCGCGCGTCGCTCACGCTCGGCTACGGCATCGCCGCGCTCGGTGCGCTCGTGGCCTTCACCGGCGGCGCCCTGCGATCGCTCCCCGTGCTGCTCGCAGGGGCGGCGCTCACCGGCGGTGGCATGGCCGCAGGTCTCCAGGCGCGCTTCGCCGCGACGGACGGCGTGCCCGACTCCCGCCGCGGCCGCGTGCTCAGCCTGGTCGTCTGGGCCTCGGCCGCCGGTGCCGTGCTGGGGCCCAACCTCATCGGCCCTGGCACGAGGCTCGGCGCCGCGCTCGGCGTCACGTCGCTCGCGGGACCCTGGCTGTTCGCGGTGACGACCCTCACGATCGGTGCGGCATCTATCGCGCTCCTGCTGCGGGACGGGCGCCCCGCGAGCGCGCCCCCGCGCCGGCACATCCGCACCACCCTCACCGCCATGCTTCACCACGCCGACGGGCGCCTGGGGCTCATCGCGATGGCCACCGGCCATGCCGTCATGGTGGGCATCATGGCGATGTCCTCGGTCCACCTGCATGGCCACGGCTCCACCCTGCGGTTCGTGGGGATCGTCGTCAGCGCCCATGTGGCGGGGATGTACGCGCTGGCGCCCGTCTTCGGTTGGCTCGCGGACCGGCTGGGGGCGCGCGCCGTGGTCGGTCTGGGAGGCGCGCTGCTCCTCGCCGGTACGGCCTGCACCTGGTCCTCCGGACGCGCGGACACGGGTAGCGGCTCGCACGCCGCCGCGGAAGCATGGGCGACGGTGGGCCTCGTGCTGATCGGGCTCGGCTGGTCCGCGGCGACGATCGCCGCCGCCACGCTCGTCGCGGTCCTGTCGCACCACGGGGGCGCGACGCCTACGGACGTCCAGGGCGTCGCCGACCTCACCATGGGCCTCGCGGGAGCCACGGCCGGGGCGCTTTCCGGCGTGGCGATGGCCGCGTGGGGCTACCAGGGGCTGTCGATCGCGGGCGCGGTGCTGCTGGCGCCGCTCCTGGTGGCGCTGATGGGCCACATCCGCACCGGTGCCCTGCCACGGGACGGGTCCGCAACGGCGTAG
- the cysD gene encoding sulfate adenylyltransferase subunit CysD has protein sequence MSNPSYHLSELDALEAEAIHIIREVVAQMERPALLFSGGKDSIVMLHVAIRAFAPAPVPFPVVHIDTGHNFPEVIEFRDRMVAEHGLQLVVGSVQDAIDAGTVREEPNGSRNRIQTPVLLDTIEKNRFDACMGGARRDEEKARAKERVFSFRDEFGQWDPRNQRPELWSLYNGKVHPGESIRVFPLSNWTELDIWNYIATREVAVPSIYFAHERDVFDRNGMWMAANEFAVPREGDEVVTKKVRYRTVGDATLTAAVESDADTVEAIVAEIAATRLTERGATRGDDRVSEAAMEDRKKEGYF, from the coding sequence TTGAGCAATCCCAGCTATCACCTCAGCGAGCTCGACGCCCTGGAGGCGGAGGCGATCCACATCATCCGCGAGGTCGTCGCGCAGATGGAGCGGCCCGCCCTGCTGTTCTCCGGCGGCAAGGACTCGATCGTCATGCTGCACGTCGCCATCCGCGCGTTCGCACCGGCGCCCGTTCCCTTCCCTGTGGTGCACATCGACACGGGGCACAACTTCCCCGAGGTCATCGAGTTCCGCGACCGGATGGTCGCCGAGCACGGCTTGCAGCTCGTGGTGGGGTCCGTGCAGGACGCGATCGATGCGGGCACGGTCCGCGAGGAGCCCAACGGGTCACGCAACCGCATCCAGACGCCGGTGCTGCTCGACACGATCGAGAAGAACCGTTTCGACGCCTGCATGGGCGGCGCCAGGCGCGACGAGGAGAAGGCGCGCGCCAAGGAGCGCGTGTTCTCCTTCCGCGACGAGTTCGGCCAGTGGGACCCGCGCAACCAGCGCCCCGAGCTGTGGTCGCTGTACAACGGCAAGGTCCACCCGGGCGAGTCGATCCGCGTCTTCCCGCTGTCCAACTGGACCGAGCTCGACATCTGGAACTACATCGCCACCCGCGAGGTCGCGGTGCCGTCGATCTACTTCGCCCACGAGCGCGACGTGTTCGACCGGAACGGCATGTGGATGGCAGCCAACGAGTTCGCGGTGCCTCGCGAGGGCGACGAGGTCGTCACCAAGAAGGTGCGCTACCGCACCGTCGGAGACGCGACCCTGACCGCCGCGGTCGAGTCCGACGCGGACACCGTCGAGGCGATCGTCGCGGAGATCGCGGCCACCAGGCTCACCGAGCGGGGCGCGACGCGTGGCGACGACCGCGTGTCCGAGGCCGCCATGGAAGACCGCAAGAAGGAAGGCTACTTCTGA